The genomic stretch CGATGTTGCCCAGCGGCGAGTCACCACCCGTGGAGTTGTTGCGGCGCTGCACGTCGCGCGGCGCGTAGGAGAAGATGGACGTCAGCTGGAAGTTGAAGTCCATGCCCAGGATGTACGGCTGGAGCAGATGCGTGGTCATCCGGTCCTCCTGGTTCGTGCACGCCTGGATGGCCTGACGGACGCGCTCGTCGCGGAGGAACTGGCCCTCCGCCCAGAACACGTTGCCATCGTGACGGAAGCGACGCATGGCGTCGTCGCACCACAGGGCGTCCATGGGGAACACGCGGAAGTCCTGGCTGATGATTTCGCCGCCCTCACCGGCGCCGAGCACCTCGGGCATCTTCACCACCAGCTCCAGCCGGCCCACGTACTTGGCGAACGCGCCAGAGTGCGCGAGCACCACCTTGCGGCCCGCGGGGTCGGTGAGCAGCTGCGGCGGGTTGAGCACGACGTGCAGGTGACCACCCATCACCGCGTCCACGCCCACCACGCCGGGGATGCGCACGCGCACCACGGACTTGTCGTCCCCTTCGGGGCCGAACCACTCCAGCACCTGCCAGGGCTCCTTCTGGCGCTGCACGTAGGCCTTGGCGCGGGAGTACTCGTAATAGGCGTCGTAGCCCTGGATGACGTCCTGGTCCTCATGGAGGCCCAGGTGGCTGACCAGCACGATGAGGTCGGTGACGGGGCGCAGCAGGTCCACGTAGGCGCGCGCCACCTCGTTCTGCTCCAGCGGCGTCACCTGGAGGCTGTTGCCACCTTCGACGATGGAGTTGAGCGAGGAGATGTTGGCCATGCCGATGATGGCCACCCGGAGGCCCTTCACGTTGCGGATGGTGTACGGCTCCACTTCCAGGGCTGTCTGGTGGTTGCCGTTCGCCCGCCAGTCGTCCCAGAAGTAGTTGGCCGCCAGCAGCGGGAACATCGCGTGCTGCTGCGCCATCTGGGTGAAGTTGAGGAGGCCCGCGTCGAACTCGTGGTTGCCCACGACGGCCGCGTCGAGCCGCGCCTCGGAGAGGAACTTGAACTCCACCTCACCGGTGTTGAGGTTGAAGATGGGCGCGCCCTGGAAGCAGTCGCCCGAGTCCACGTGCAGCACACGCTCGCCCTGGGAGCGCTCGCGCTTGAGCAGCGCCCCCATGCGCGTGGCGCCGCCGAAGGGGCCCGCTTCCGGGATGGTCCCCAGGTCCACGTCCGTCTTCAACGGCGTGAAGTCATAGGGGATGAGGCGCGAATGAATGTCCGAGGTATGAAGGAGCGTCAGACGCACCTCCTGCCCCTCGAGGTTGTAGTCCTGGCCTTCCAACACCGGCATGCACGAAGCAGATGCCAGGGCGCAGCAGAGGCCGAGCAGGAGGCGACGCATCAAGAGAATTCCGTGTTTCAGAGGGGAGACAGCGGTAAAGCGGGCGCAAGGTACGGGATCAAGCTTTGTCGGGCAAGCAACGCCACCATGGCGGGCCAGGTTCCTGCCATCGGCGTTCCTACTCCACAGGAGAGCAGGCGGACATGCGGCAGCGTCATTCCAGTGTGACTGACATCGAGATCATCGAGGATTTCTCGTCTACCGCGAGGTGCGACGAGGGCTTCCTCAGGGTTCGGCGGCTGCGCTGCCGCAACCGGCGCGCGGACGGTTCTTCCTCTCCCGTATACCGAGTGGACGTGGTGGACCGGCCCCGGTTGGACGCGGTGGCGGTGCTCGTCTATCGCCGCGGTGCGTCAGGCCTGGAGGTCCTGACGCGGATGAACCTCCGGCCCGCGGCGTATTTCCGGAAGGACAACCGGGGCGCGATGACCGTTCCAGACCCTGCGTCTGGCTACTTGCGCGTGGAAGAAATTGTCGCGGGACTGCTGGAGCCGGAGGACAAGGGCGAGGAAGGCCTGCGTCGCCGCGCCGCGGCAGAGGTGCATGAGGAGGCCGGGTTCAACGTGAATCCGGAGGACATCCGGCTGTTGGGCGGCGCCTTCTTCCTGGCGCCGGGCATCCTGTCCGAAAAGGTGTTTCCCGCCGCGGTGGACGTCACCGAGCTGTCACCCGAGGAGCCCGAAGGGGATGGTTCGCCCCTAGAGGAGGGCACGCAGCTGCACTGGCGTCCCATCCAGGACGTGTTGGACGCGTGCCGGCGCGGTGACATCCCGGATGCGAAGACGGAAGTCGCCTTGACGCGGCTGCTCGCCCTTCAGCCCTGAAGGGCGTGCATTGGTTTCGCGCGGCCGCGTGCCGGGGTAGGGTGCGCGGCGTTCCGCAATCCACCGCAGAGGTCGCTGCATGTCGTCGCTGCCCCCCTGGCTGGCCCAGTTCCTGCCCATCCTCATCCTCCTGGGGGCCATCGGCCTCGTCCTCGCGCGCCTGCCCAAGGTGGAGCTGGGGCACACGGAGGCATTCAAGCGCCGCCGGTTCTTCAACTGGTTCCCGTTGGGCATGACGTACGCGTTCCTCTACATGGGGCGCTACAACCTCAACGTGGCCACCAGCGCCATGGGGGACCGCACCTCCAACGCGGACTTCGGCACCATCTTCGCGTGGGGCACCGCCGTCTACGGCGTGGCCTTCCTCCTCAACGGCCCGCTGACGGACAAGTTGGGTGGCCGGAAGACCATCCTGATGTCGGCCGCGGGTTCGGCGGTGGCGAACGTGGCCATGGGCGGCGTGGTGTACGCGGTGCTGACGCACAACTGGGCGCCGCCGGGCGGCCTGGTGGCGACGCTGTCGTTCCTCTACGCCGTCAACATGTACTTCCAGAGCTTCGGCGCGGTCTCCATCGTCAAGGTGAACGCGGCCTGGTTCCACGTGCGCGAGCGCGGCCTGCTGGGCGGCGTGTTCGGCATCCTCATCTCGCTGGGCATCTACTTCGCCTACGACTGGAGCCGGCTCATCGTGAAGGCCGCGCCCACCTACTGGGCGTTCTTCGTGCCCGCGGCCATCCTCGCCGTGTTCCTGGTGGTGGACTACTTCGTCATCCGCGACACGCCCAGCCATGCGGGCCATCCGGACTTCGACACCGCGGACGCGTCCTCCGGAGAGACCGGGCCTCAGTTGGGGGTGGCGGGCGTGCTGAAGCGCATGCTGACCAACCGCGCCATCATCATCATCCTCTTCATCGAGTTCTGCAGCGGCTTCATGCGCAACGCCATCATGCAGTGGTACCCCAAGTTCGCGAAGGCGACGGGACTCGGCGAGTCCTTCGTCGCGGCCAACTGGGGTATGCTGCTGTGCGTGGCGGGCATCACCGGCGGCATGTTCGCCGGCGTCATCAGCGACCGCGTCTTCGACTCACGCCGCGGCCCCGTGTCCGCCGTGCTCTACGCCGGCATGTCGGTGGGCGCCGTCATCTCCGTGTTCGTCCTGGAGAGCGTGGCCCTGGGCTGGACGGTCATCTTCATGTCCCTGTGTGTCATTGGCGTGCATGGCATGCTGTCCGGCACGGCCAGCATGGACTTCGGCGGGAAGAAGAACGCCGGCCTCGCGGTTGGCATCATCGACGGCGCCGTGTACGCGGGCACCGCGCTGCAGTCCATCCTGCTGGGTTCCATCCTGCCGATGGGTGACGAGGCGAAGACCGCCGCCAACTGGGGCAACTGGCCCTACGCCATGCTGCCGCTGTCCTTCCTCGGGCTGCTGCTGGCCACCCAGGTGTGGAACGCCCGGCCCCAGCCGAAGTCCACGCCCGTGCCGGCCACCCTGCCGGTGCCCCCGGCGGCGCCAGCGAATCGGACCGGTACTGGCGGGTGATATCCGTGTGGCCCCAACGATGTGTGACGTTGGGGTCACTCCCGCGTGACAGGGATGTAGCGTAGACTCCCGGTGTGTCCCAGTCACCCGCACCCCTGCAGAGCCGCTTCGAGGTCCACGACCGGAAGCAGTTTGAAATCAAGCTCGAGTATCAGCCCTCCGGGGCGGATGAGACGCGCTACCTCGTGGAGGCGTATCTCTTCCTGCCGGGGAGCCTGAACATCGACGCGGAGACGTACCCGCGGGCGGACTTCTACGCGGACATCCACAACTACGTGCGCTTCAAGACGCCGGTGATGGCGGTGAACGAACTGCTGGGCTCGGACACCTCGCCGCTGGTGCGCCTGGAGGCGTGGCTGCGCACGGGGATGGGGTCCGAGAAGGACGTCGTGTACCAGGCCAAGCTCCTGTCCTGCGTGCTTCGCGGTGCGCTGCGCCGCTTCGCCACCGGGGTGGAGTCGCGGTGCGAGGGCCCCGCGGCGCTGCCGACGGACGCGTGCGCGGTGCTGGAGTCCGAGGTCCTGGCCATGCAGGCCGGTGTGACGCAGGTGCTGGCGCGCTTCCGCGTGTGGCTGCGCGCGGTGGGGGAGTTGCACCTGCAGGAGCGCTCGCGGGCGTCGCTGCGGCTGGTGGACGAATACGTCAGCCTGCTGGTGGAGGGCGGCTTCCGGCGCGCGGTGGCGGACATGAAGTCGCTGCCTCGCGGCGAGCCGTGGCATGGGCTGCGCAAGGGGCTGATGGAGGCGGTGCTGCGGGAGGAGGCGTACCGCAAGGAGCACCGGCTGCGCAGCGTGCTCAGCCCCACGGGGGACAACGAGGAGTACATCCTCCGGTTGGGCTTCCTGAAGAAGTTCTGCATGAACGTGCTGTTCCTGTCGTCGAAGCGGCGGCAGAAGCGGCAGGGCTGGGAGGAGATGCTCTTCGCGCTGGCCGCGGGCGTGGCGATGACGGTCGCCACCGCGGTGGCCTTCTGGGCGCAGGAGCGCTACGCGCAGGCCAGCCTCAACTTCTTCCTCATCCTCGTGGTGGGGTACATGGTGAAGGACCGCATCAAGGAAGGCCTGCGCCGGATGCTCAGCCGGGCGGCGGCCATGCACCTGGCGGACCGGACCACGAACCTGGTGGACCCCGTCACCGGGCGCGTCATTGGCGCGTGCGAGGAGCGGGTGGACTACGGGCCCTCATTGAAGGTGCCGGACACGGTGTCGGCGCTGCGTCAGCGCGACGACTTCCTCACCGCGACGCAGGGTGAGCTGTCGGAGACGGTCATCCGCTACCAGAAGCAGATTGTCCTGGATGCTCGGCACCTGCCGCGCACGCAGCGGGGCCTGACGGGCGTGACGGACATCCTCCGCCTCAACGTGGAGCGCTTCCTTCGCGACATGGACGAACCGGAGCTGGCGCTGGAGTACGTGGACCTGGCGGACCTGTCCGTGGGCCACATCCGCGGGACCAAGCGCTACCCGGTGGACATGGTGTTCCGCTTCACGGTGGTGGAGGAGGAGACGGACCGCCGTCAGGACTCCGTCCAGTTCGTGCGGCTGGTGCTGGACCGCAACGGCATCCAGCGCATGCAGCGCTTCACGGACCCTGGTCCCGGAACGCCCCCCAACCGTTCCGGGTGGAAGTCCGCGGCCTGAGGCGGGGCCGACGCTCCAGGCGGGGAGGGGGGCGCATGACGCCCGCGGAGGAGGATTCGGCGGCACCCTGGCGCGCGCGCGGGTAATCTCCCCGGCGCACATGGCTTACGACGACTTCAAGAAGCGTATCCGCGACGACTGGCGTGACACCCTGCGTTCCATCCTGGAGCGCGCCCGCTCCCTGGGCTCCTCCGCCGTGCTGGCGTTCGACCTGGACTCCACCCTCTTCGACAACCGGCCCCGGCAGGCCCGCATCCTCCGGGAATATGGCGTCGCCAGCTCGCTGGCCGTGCTGGCCGCCTGCGAGCCGCGCCACTGGGTGACGGGCTGGGACATGAAGGAGGCCATGCGCGCCTGCGGCCTGGAGGACGCCCTGGTGGAGTCCCACTTCGCCGAAGCCCGCCGCTTCTGGGCCGAGCGCTTCTTCACCAGCGACTACTGCGTGGACGACGAGGCCATCGACGGCGCGGCCAGCTTCACCCACGAGGTGGCGGCCACCGGCGCGAGGCTCGTCTACGTCACCGGCCGCCATGAGGCCATGCGGGAAGGCTCCGTCTCCTGCATGCGCCGTCACGGCCTGGTGCTGCCAGATGACGACCGGGTGCTCCTCGTGATGAAGCCCACGCTGGCCGAGGACGACGACGCCTTCAAGCGGGAGGCGCACGCACGGCTGGGCCGCCTGGGGAGCGTGGTGGCTGCTTTCGACAATGAGCCCACGCACGCGAACGACTACCGGCGGAAGTTTCCAGAGGCCACCGTCATCCATCTGGCCACGGACCATTCGGGCCGGCCGGTGGAGTTGCTGGATGGCGTCATTTCCGTCCCGCACTTCGCGCTGGGTTCCTGACGCACCGCGCCTGAAACAGACCAGGCGTGGACGGGGTTTGAAAGGCTTTGAAGTCCCCCTGCCGCGCGGCTATTGAGTCGCTCGGCGTTTGCCGCCCCGGGAGTTCCGTGGGCGGCCAGCATGGAGGCATTCCGCAGTGGCCAGCCCGTACTCGAAAGAACTGCTGTTGGACATGTACCGGAAGATGTACCTCATCCGTCGCTTCGAGGAGCGCGCGGGTCAGCAGTACACGCTGGGGAAGATTGCCGGTTTCTGCCACCTCTACATCGGCCAGGAGGCCGTGGCGGTGGGACCGGTGGAAGCCCTGCGTCCGGATGACTACATGCTCAGTGCGTACCGTGACCACGGCCAGCCGCTGGCCCGTGGCAGCGACGCGGGCATGGTCATGGCCGAGCTGATGGGCCGGGGCACCGGCTACAGCAAGGGCAAGGGCGGCTCGATGCACATCTTCGACATCGAGCATCACTTCTATGGCGGCTACGGCATCGTCGGCGGCCAGATTCCCCTGGCGGCGGGCATGGCCTTCGCCAGCCGTTATCGCAACGAGGACCGCGTCACCGTCTGCTACTTCGGCGACGCGGCGGCCAGCCAGGGCGCCCTCCACGAGACGTTCAACATGGCGTCCAAGTGGAAGCTCCCGGTCATCTACATCTGCGAGAACAACCGTTACGGGATGGGCACGGCCATTTCCCGCATAGCGGCGGTGCCGGAGATCTACAAGCGCGCCAGCGCCTACGACATGCGCGGCGAGCCGGTGGATGGCATGGACGTGCTGGCCATGTATGAGGCCGTCAAGGACGCCGCCGAGTACTGCCGCGCCGGCAAGGGCCCCGTGCTGCTGGAGGCCAACACGTACCGCTTCCGCGGTCACTCCATGGCCGACCCCGCCACCTACCGCACCAAGCATGAGGTGGAGGAGGAGCGCAAGGGCGACCCGATTCCGAAGCTGCGCGCCTACATCAAGAAGCAGGGGCTGGCCCAGGACGACGTCTTCGAGACCATCGAAGAGGAGGTCAATGCGCTGGTGGACCAGGCGGTGAAGTTCGCCGACGAGTCGCCCGAGCCCAGCCTGGACGAGCTGTGGCGCGACACCATCGTGGAGGAGGGCGAGGAGGACGTGCGCCCCCGCGAGCGCGTGTTGGGTCAGAAGGTGACCTGGCCGAAGTATCCCAGTGGGCAGGAGCTGAAGGTGACGTGGGACCTGGAGCCGCGCGAGCAGGCCGAGGCGGCCGACAAGAAGGCGGGCCTCATCCGCTAGGCGCGCGCTGACCTGTCTACCAACCCTTTTTCGAATTCGTGTCGGAGCCGACGATGCCCGAGTTGATGTACCGCGAGGCGCTGAACCAGGCGCTCGCCGAGGAAATGGAGCGCGACGCCAACGTCTATCTGATTGGCGAGGAAGTGGGCCGTTACAACGGCGCCTTCAAGGTGTCGCAGGGACTGCTGGACAAGTTCGGGAGCGCGCGCATCATCGACGCGCCCATCGCCGAGCTGGGCTTCACCGGCCTGAGCGTGGGCGCGGCCATGGTGGGCTTGCGCCCCGTGGTGGAGATGATGACCTGGAACTTCGCGATTCTCGCGATGGACCAGATCGTCAACAACGCCGCCAAGCTGCGGCACATGTCCGGTGGCCAGCTGCGCTGCCCCATCGTGTTCCGCGGTCCGGGGGGCGCCGGCGGCCGGCTGTCCAGCCAGCACAGCCAGGCGTTGGAGGCCAACTACGCGCACTTCCCGGGCCTGAAGGTGATTGCGCCCGCCACGCCCGCGGACGCCAAGGGCATGCTCAAGGCGGCCATCCGGGACGAGAACCCGGTGCTCATGTTCGAGGGCGAGCGGCTCTACGCCATCAAGGGGCACGTGCCGGAAGGCGAGCACGTCGTGCCGCTCGGCAAGGCGGACGTGAAGCGCGAGGGCACGGACGTCACCATCATCACCTGGAGCCGCATGTATTACTTCTGCATGCAGGCGGCCGAGGAGTTGGCGAAGGAGGGCATCAGCGTGGAGGTCCTGGACCTGCGCACGCTGCGGCCCCTGGATGAGGAGGCCATCCTGGCGAGCGTGCGCAAGACGAACCGCGCCGTCATCGTGGAGGAGGGCTGGGGGCTCGCCGGCGTGGGCGCGTCCGTGGTGGACATCATCCAGTCCAAGGCGTTCGACGACCTGGACGCGCCGGTGGAGCGCGTCACGGGCCTGGACGTCAACATGTCCTATGCAGCGAACCTGGAGAACGCGACCCAGCCGGACGCACCGAAGATCATCGCCGCGGTGAAGAAGGTGCTGTACCGCGAGGGAGCCTGAACGCGCATGGCCATTCCCATCCAGATGCCGAGCCTGTCCCCGACAATGACGGAGGGGAAGATCGTCAAGTGGCTCAAGAAGCAAGGGGACAAGGTGTCCTCCGGCGATGCCGTGGCCGAGGTGGAGACGGACAAGTCCAACCTCGAAATCGAGGCCTACGACGACGGGTACCTGCTGCAGGTGCTCGTCGGCGAGGGCGAGATGGCCAAGGTGGGCGCGCCCATCGCCTATATCGGTGCGAAGGGTGAAAAGGTGGACGCCGGCAAGCAGGCCGCGCCCGCCGCGACGCCTCCCGAGCAGAAGCCCCAGCCGGCGCCCGAGGCCCCCGCGCCGCGGGCCGCCGAGAAGCCCGCGTCGTCGGGCGGCGGCGACAACCGCATCGCCATCCAGATGCCGAGCCTGTCCCCGACGATGACGGAGGGGAAGATCGTCAAGTGGCTCAAGAAGCAGGGGGACAAGGTGTCCTCCGGCGACGCCGTGGCCGAGGTGGAGACGGACAAGTCCAACCTCGAAATCGAGGCCTACGACGACGGCACCCTGGCGGAGATCGTCGTCGGTGAGAACCAGATGGCGAAGGTGGGGTCGCCCATCGCGTACCTCACCGCGAAGGGCGCCAAGGCGGCTCCGGCGGCGAAGCCCGCGGCGCCTGCTCCGGCTCCCGAGAAGCCGGCGGCTCCGAAGTCCGCGCCTGCTCCGGCGGCGAAGCCCGCGGCGGCTCCGGCCCAGGCGGGTGGCCGGCGTGTCCGCGCCAGCCCCGTGGCGAAGAAGATCGCGCGCGAGAAGGGGCTGGACCTCACCCAGGTGAGTGGCTCCGGTCCGTCTGGCCGCGTGGTGAAGCGCGACATCGAGGAGGCGCTCGCGCGAGGACCTGCGGCGGCTCCTGCCGCGAAGAAGGCCCCGGCCGCGCAGCCCGCTCCGGGCGTGCGTCCCGAGCCGACCGTGGTCCCCCTCTCGTCCATGCGCAAGGTCATCGCGCAGCGGATGACGGAGGTGAAGCCCGGCGTTCCTCACTTCTACCTCACCATCGAGGTGGACATGGAGGCGGCGTCGAAGGTGCGCGAAGAGGCGAAGGCGATGGACCTCAAGGTCTCCGTCAACGACCTCATCGTGAAGGCCGTGGCCATGGCGGTGCGCCGCTACCCGAAGATCAACGTCTCGCTGCAGGGCGACAAGGTCGTCCAGTTCCACAGTGTGGACGTGGGCATCGCGGTGGCGCTGGAGGAAGGCCTCATCACGCCCATCCTCCGGGATGCGGACCAGAAGGGCCTGCAGGCCATCGCGTCAGGCGTGCGTGAGCTGGCGGAGCGCGCTCGCAAGCGTGCCCTCAAGCCGGAGGAGTACACCGGCGGCTCCATCACCGTCAGCAACCTGGGCATGTACGGCATCGACCAGTTCGTCGCCGTCATCAACCCGCCGCAGGCCTCCATCCTCGCGGTGGGTGCCGTCTCCGAGAAGGCGGTGGTGCGCGATGGTCAGCTGGCGGTCCGGAAGATGATGACGGCGACGCTGTCGTGCGACCACCGCGTCATCGACGGTGCCATTGGCGCCGAGTTCCTGCGCGAGCTGCGCGGGCTGCTCGAGCACCCCACACGGCTGCTGTTCTAGGCCGTCCGGTTGCCCCGCTCCGCGTGCCCGTCCTGGGGCGCGCGAGGGCGGGGCAGGGCCCGGATGGCCCCTTGTTACTTGCGCGTCGGCTCCTTGCGGCCGTGCGCCTCCTGCTCCAGCTTGCGCTGAGTCTCCGTCACGCTTGCCTGGCGCTCGCGTGACGTTCCGGTCGGCAGCTCGTTCTCCTCATCGTCCGAGCGACCGCGGATGCCGGGCCAGGGCTCTGGGCGCGTGCCCTCCACATGCTCGATGCGCTCCGCATAACCGTTATCTCCGGCTGCGTTGTGCTTCGTCTCCTCGGATTTACCCTTGCTGTCCGCCATGGTGTGTCCTCCCAAGCAGGTGCCATCCGGCACACTTCGTGGCGGTAACGGTGGGACGTGTGCCGCGTGCTGACCACCCACAAGCGGGTTGCATGGCTTGTCCCCCTGCCTGCCCCACGAGCGCGAAAAAAGGTCGGCGGCCGTGGGCGTTCGCTGCTTAACTTGCTTCCAATGAACGACGACATGACACGCGAACGGCTTGCCCAGGGTGTGTCGGAGTTGGAGTCGCGCGTAGGCCCGCCGCTGCCGCTGGCGGAATCGCTGCACAAGGCGCTCGACGGCGCCGTCTTCCCGCTGTCCGCGCGGCAGTTGACCTGGGTGGCCCGTGAGAACGAGGCCCCGTCCCTGGTGCTCTCGCTCCTGGGTTCACTTCCCCGGGTCAGCTTCGGCTCCGTGGACGCGGTGGCCCGGGCGCTGGAAGGCGACCTGGAGGCCACGGGTCCGCAACAGTTGGCTTCTTCGCGCTGACACGACCCAGGACGGACAGGGCCTCGCTGGGCGGTGCGACGCGTCAGGCGCTCGCCCTATCCTGGTGGTGCGCGCGGTACCCAGCAGATCGCGAAGGGGTTGAGGCGCTATCCTAGGCCTTACCAGCCTGGCCCCCTTCATGGGACGCTGGCCTGGAGGAGCGCCATGAACCCGTCTGAACTCCCCGCGGTCCTCTACGTCGACGATGACGCGCTGAACCTCCGGGTCTTCGACGCGAACTTCGGGCAGCGCTTCCGCATCTTCCGCAGCTCCTCGCCCAGCGAGGCGTTGGCGCTCCTGGAGCAGCGCAGGGGCGAGATTGGCGTCATCCTCTCCGACCAGCGGATGCCCGGCATGACGGGCGTGGAGCTGCTGGAGCGGGCGCGCACGATTGCGCCGGACGCCAAGCGCATGCTCGTCACGGCCTACGCGGACATGCAGGCCGTCATCGACGCCGTCAACCGCGGCCAGGTGACGCGCTACTTCGTCAAGCCGTGGGACCGGACGGAGCTCCAGGCCGCGCTCGATGACGCGCTCAAGATTGCCCGACTGGAGCTGCGCATCCGCGAGGTGGAAGGGCGCATGATGAAGTCTGAGCGTCTGGCCACCCTGGGACAGGTGACGGCGGGTATCGCGCACGAGCTGATGGGGCCGGTGGGCTACCTGTCGCAGAACGTGGCGTCGCTGCAGCGCGACCTGGGCAGCGTCATCCAGTACGTGTCGCGGCACCTGCAGACGGACCCCGACCCCTCCGTGGCGGAGACGGTGGAGGACCTGCCCGCCCTCATCAAGGACCTCGCGGACGGCGCCGAGCACCTGCGGCAGGTGGCACTGGGGCTGCGAGCCCAGGCCCGCGGTGAGGACCTGGAGGCCACGGCGGACGTCGCGGAAGTGGTGTCCTTCGCAGTGAAGCTGGCGCGCGCCGAGGTGCGGGAGCGGGCGCGGCTGACGAGCAACGGCGAGCCCGTGCGCGTCACCTTCGGCCCGGTGAAGCTGTGCCAAGTGCTGCTCAACCTCATCGTCAACGCGGCGCAGGCCATGGGCACCACGGGACGTCCCGGGCGCATCGAGGTCCGGTGGACACTGCGTCCCGACGACGTGGTGCTCACGGTGGCGGACAACGGCTGCGGCATTCCCATGGAGCTGCAGGAGCGCGTCTTCCAGCCCATGTTCACCACCAAGCCCGTGGGCGTGGGAACCGGACTGGGCCTGTCCATCTGCCGGGAACTCGTCACGCAGTTCGGCGGCAGCCTCCGGTTGTCCTCCACGCAAGGGGAGGGCACCGAAATCGAAATCACCCTCCGGCGAGCCCCGCTCCCCTGAGTCCGAAGGCGTTGCTGAGCATGCGCCATACGCGGTGAAGCGTCTGCGTCTCGGAGGCGCGGATGTCCTCCACCAGCACCGCGCGGCGCAGCGGGCCCTCCGCGTCGGTTGGCGCGTACTCCACCACCAGTGCGTAACGGGGACCGGGGCGCTCCACCATGTGGACGGCCCGCACCGCGTCGAAGGGCACCACCGCCGCGCGGGTGGCGCCCGGTGACCAGGCCAGTTGCTCCAATCGGAGGGATTCGGAGCGGAAGTGCAGGACGAAGCGCCGGCGGCCCAGCCGGGACTCCCATTTGAGGGCCAGACCCACCAGGGCCGCCGCGAGCAATCCCAGGGCGAAGGCCGCCGTCGCGCCTTCCCGGACGCCCACCAGGATGGCGGCGCCCACCGCACACCCCAGTCCTACGCCGACGAACAGCCCGGGCAGGACACGCCGCTCCCAGGGCGGCGGCAGGGATTCGCCCACCAGCCGGCCGCCGTCATAACGCAGCCGCACGTCGCCCAGCCGCCCGGGTACCCGGTTGTCCTGCAATGCGTCCTGAAAGCTCGCCACGCCTCCAGCATAGCGGGCCTCAAATGCGGGCTTCGTAGTTGGAAGTGAGCTGTGCGAATCTGCGCGGCCATGGAGTTCCCGTTCGAAACCGGTGAGGGTGAAGGAGGGGAAGGGGGGACGCTCGCCTCGACGGTGCTGGTGGTGGATGACGAGCCCGTCGTGCTGGACATCTGTGCCCGCCTTCTGGAGCGAGATGCCGACCTGGTTGTGACGCTGGCCGCGAGCGCGGAGGAAGCCCTCCCGCTGCTGGCCGAGCAGCGCTTCGACGTCCTGGTGACGGACAAGAACCTGCCTGGCATGGGCGGCGTGGAGCTCATCGCCGAGGCGCGCCGTCTCCAGCCGTCCATGGAAGCGGTGATGATTACCGGCTACGCCAGCTCCGAAAGCGTCGTCGCCGCCTTCGCCGCGGGCGCCAGTGACTACA from Myxococcus xanthus encodes the following:
- a CDS encoding pyruvate dehydrogenase complex dihydrolipoamide acetyltransferase, with amino-acid sequence MAIPIQMPSLSPTMTEGKIVKWLKKQGDKVSSGDAVAEVETDKSNLEIEAYDDGYLLQVLVGEGEMAKVGAPIAYIGAKGEKVDAGKQAAPAATPPEQKPQPAPEAPAPRAAEKPASSGGGDNRIAIQMPSLSPTMTEGKIVKWLKKQGDKVSSGDAVAEVETDKSNLEIEAYDDGTLAEIVVGENQMAKVGSPIAYLTAKGAKAAPAAKPAAPAPAPEKPAAPKSAPAPAAKPAAAPAQAGGRRVRASPVAKKIAREKGLDLTQVSGSGPSGRVVKRDIEEALARGPAAAPAAKKAPAAQPAPGVRPEPTVVPLSSMRKVIAQRMTEVKPGVPHFYLTIEVDMEAASKVREEAKAMDLKVSVNDLIVKAVAMAVRRYPKINVSLQGDKVVQFHSVDVGIAVALEEGLITPILRDADQKGLQAIASGVRELAERARKRALKPEEYTGGSITVSNLGMYGIDQFVAVINPPQASILAVGAVSEKAVVRDGQLAVRKMMTATLSCDHRVIDGAIGAEFLRELRGLLEHPTRLLF
- a CDS encoding DUF2795 domain-containing protein; the protein is MTRERLAQGVSELESRVGPPLPLAESLHKALDGAVFPLSARQLTWVARENEAPSLVLSLLGSLPRVSFGSVDAVARALEGDLEATGPQQLASSR
- a CDS encoding sensor histidine kinase, which encodes MNPSELPAVLYVDDDALNLRVFDANFGQRFRIFRSSSPSEALALLEQRRGEIGVILSDQRMPGMTGVELLERARTIAPDAKRMLVTAYADMQAVIDAVNRGQVTRYFVKPWDRTELQAALDDALKIARLELRIREVEGRMMKSERLATLGQVTAGIAHELMGPVGYLSQNVASLQRDLGSVIQYVSRHLQTDPDPSVAETVEDLPALIKDLADGAEHLRQVALGLRAQARGEDLEATADVAEVVSFAVKLARAEVRERARLTSNGEPVRVTFGPVKLCQVLLNLIVNAAQAMGTTGRPGRIEVRWTLRPDDVVLTVADNGCGIPMELQERVFQPMFTTKPVGVGTGLGLSICRELVTQFGGSLRLSSTQGEGTEIEITLRRAPLP